The region TGGCAATCAATGCTCTTGGTTTATAATCTGGTTTTAAAACATCCTGACCAAAAAACTTGCTTTGGTAATTAAAATTTAAAAGTCCAAATAAGGTTGGCATAATGTCTATTTGCGACATTAGCTTGGTATAACGCTGTGGCTGAATAAAACCAGGACTGTAAATCATGGCCGGAATTCTATATTTATCGACCGGAAGTTCTGTTTTTCCTGCACTCGAAGCGCAATGATCCGATACAATAACAAAAACTGTATTGGCAAACCAAGGCTGTTTTTGAGCCATGGTAAAGAATTTCTTTAACGCATAATCTGTGTATTTGACACCGCCATCTCGCGATTTAGCATCACCCGGAATATCAATTTTGTTATTCGGATAAGTAAAAGGTCTGTGGTTGCTTACCGTCATCCAATGGTTGAAAAATGGTTTTCCTGACTTTGCTTCTTCATTCATCACACTGATTGCTTTGTCTGCCATATCTTCGTCGCAAACTCCCCATACATTAGAGAAGCTAATTTCATTTGGTTTTAATGTTTTCTTGTCCACAATGTCATAGCCATTACCTCCAAAAAAATCCTCCATATTGTCAAAAAAGGCATCTCCACCATAAAGGTATTTTACATGGTACCCTTTTTGTTTAAAAATACTTCCGGTTGTGAATTTATCTTTGTTGTCCTTGCGTTTTACAACACTTTCACCAGCAGTAGGAGGTAAAGATAGGGTTACAGCCTCAAGACCACGTACCGTTCTATTACCAGAAGCATAGAAATTAGTAAATACCAAACTTTTTGTGGCTAAATCATCTAGAAATGGAGTGATATTTTTATCATTTCCGTACATTTTCATAAAATCAGCACTGTAACTTTCAATAGTAATTAAAACGACGTTTTTGTGATTTTCTGCTGCAGCACTTTTTATTTCCCTTAATGTTGATTCGCCCGTAAGAGAAGGAATTTGTTGTCCTAATAAAGCATAGACTTCTTTTTCGGGTAAGGTTTTGTAAAATTTAAAATAATCCAATTCGCTATTCATGAAAGCCAAATAGAACTTATAAATTCCGTTAGCCTGTAATTCATTAGAGAAAATATTTTGAGAATTTTCTTTGGTTGCCAAAAAAGGAACTGAAACTATGGAGAGCGCGAATAAAACAAGATAAAGACCCGAAATTTTTATTTTTTCAACGAAAGTTGGAATACTGTCAATATAACTTCTGGATCCTTTTACAATAAAATAAGTTGCGATTCCTGCAATAAGGAATAATGCGGTAAACAATGGAATTACCGGATACGATTCCATAATATTCCCAATTACCTCATTGGTGTAAACCAAATAATTAACGGCTATAAAATTGTATTTGACCCCAAATTCATTCCAGAAAAAGTATTCGCTGATGGCATTTTGCAATATCAAAAGAACAAATAGGAACATCACAAAGCTAAAAAGCCAGAATCTTATTTTGTTTCGGTATTTGGGTAAAAAAAGTAATAAGCCAAATAAAATCGTTTTTATACCTACGAATGCCAAACCTATTTCGGGCAATGCGCCTCCATATTCAGTCAGGATTGATTTTCCCGAAATAATATATAATAGTAAGGCGATTAATACTCCCAAAATAAGGTAACCATAAGGTTTTAAATATTTTGTATTGGATATAAATATAAGATACAACCAAAGAAAACCGCTGGCCAAAATGAACACAAAAAAATCAGAAACCAATCCGTAAGAGAAAATTTTAAGAACCTCTGTCCAGTTATAGCTAGCTTGTGTTATGGGATGAAAAAGCAGTACTATCCTTAAGATAAAACTTACTATAACGTAAAAAAGAATTAGGTTATAAAAAGGCGTTAATTTTTTAAAAAATGTCATGTTTGTATAATTTTTTTGTAAAAATAGTTAAATCAGAGTAAAAAAGTAGTTAACTTTTTAAACTATTATTTTCTTAATTTTTGCTTAATACAAATACTAAGGAATAAAACTTGAATCAATTTTAGCTTAAATTTGTAACTCTTAGGTTCTATAGTAAGGTTTTTAATAAAAAAAAGCTAAATGCATATTTTAATTGTCGAAGACGAATTGGGTATAGTTCAATTCCTGCAGCAAGGCTTAGAAGAAGAAGGCTATCAAATCAGTACTGCAGCAGATGGTGCTCAAGGTTATGAATTAAGCCAAAACGAGCCTTTTGATTTGATTCTGCTGGATTGGATGTTGCCAAAAATGACGGGCGTAGCAGTTTGCAAGGCGATTCGGGAGAAAAATAAAACAACTCCAATAATTTTTTTGACTGCCAAAGACACTGTTCAAGAGACAATTGAAGGATTAAAAGCGGGTGCCAATGATTATATCAAAAAACCGTTCAGCTTTGAAGAACTAGTCGAACGAATAAAAATTCACTTTAGGAATCAACAGCAAGACGAAATTTTAACTTTGGGTACAATACAAATTAATCTGGAAAAACATCTGGTTTTAGTAAACGAAGAGGAAGTTTCTTTAACTCAAAGGGAATTTGAATTGTTATCTTATCTTGTTAGAAACAAAGGAAAAGTTTGTACTCGAAATCAGATTATTGAAGATGTCTGGGACATTCATTTTGAATATGACACTGGCGTTATTGATGTTTTTATGAATGCCATTAGAAAAAAACTGAATTTAAAAATAGAACAAGATTATATTAAAACTGTTCGTGGTGTAGGTTACATCGCTAACGACTAACTCTATATGAAACAACTTTCCTTTAAAAATAGAATTGCCTCACATTACATTATCACTACCGCACTTTTGATTTTTGTGGTTTTCTTTGTGATTTATTCTATCGTAAAACTAAGTGTTTACAATCATGTAAACTCCGATATTTCAAAAGAGGTCAATAGTCATTTGAATGAAATCGAAATTAAAAATAATAGTTTTTACTTGATTCATGCAAAAGAATGGGAGGAAAGAGAGCATAATACTGTCGAAGTAAATCCTGTTTTTATTCAGTTTTTAAATAAGAAAGGAGAAGTTTTTGAAAAATCTCCAAACTTAAAAAATGAAACCTTATTTTTTGATAAAAACATAGCCGACAATGTTTTGTTTGACACCAAAATTTTGAACAATAAAATTCGTCAAATTCAAGTTCCTATTTTTCAAAACGACCGGATTATAGGCTATTTGATGATCGCTATGTCGCTGGAAGGCGCTTCGATGGTTCTTCAAAATTTATCCGAAATATTAATTATCGCTTATCCTCTAATACTTTTGATTCTGTTTCTTATCGCCCGATTTATTGCCGGAAGAAGTATAAAACCCATAAGTGCTATTATAGAAACTTCGAATATTATCACAAAGGATAATTTAAAATCCAGAATTCCGCTACCGCAAAAACAGGATGAATTATATGTTTTGTCTCAAACAATTAATAAGCTTTTGGATCGAATTGAAACGGCAGTAGAAAGAGAAAGACAATTTACTTCAGACGCTTCCCATGAGTTAAGAACGCCTTTAACGGTCATAAAAGGAACCTTGGAAGTTTTGGTTCGAAAACCCCGAAACCAAGAGGAATATCAGGACAAAATTAATTATTGTGTCAAGGAAGTAAATCGCTTGAATAATTTGGTAGATCAATTGCTCTTATTGGCGCGATTTGAAAATCAATCTGTACAAATCGAAAGCATTTCGCTAGATACAATAATATTGGATGTAATTTCGAGATTTTCTGCTGTCATTCAGGCAAAAAACATTCAAGTAATTACTCCATTTCCCAATGAAATGTTTGTCAAAAGCGACCGTTATCTCGCCTCGACGATTATTGAAAATATTGTCTCAAATGCCATTAGGTATTCAAATGAAAATGGGCAATTAATCATTCGGTTAACGGAATCCGGTGGGAGAATTTCATGTCATATTTCTGACACAGGAATTGGAATTCCAAAAGAAGATTTAGAAAAAATATTCCATCCTTTTTATCGCTCAAAAGCAAGCAATCATCCTGAGATAAAAGGAACAGGATTAGGTTTGTCCATTGTAAACCG is a window of Flavobacterium acetivorans DNA encoding:
- a CDS encoding LTA synthase family protein is translated as MTFFKKLTPFYNLILFYVIVSFILRIVLLFHPITQASYNWTEVLKIFSYGLVSDFFVFILASGFLWLYLIFISNTKYLKPYGYLILGVLIALLLYIISGKSILTEYGGALPEIGLAFVGIKTILFGLLLFLPKYRNKIRFWLFSFVMFLFVLLILQNAISEYFFWNEFGVKYNFIAVNYLVYTNEVIGNIMESYPVIPLFTALFLIAGIATYFIVKGSRSYIDSIPTFVEKIKISGLYLVLFALSIVSVPFLATKENSQNIFSNELQANGIYKFYLAFMNSELDYFKFYKTLPEKEVYALLGQQIPSLTGESTLREIKSAAAENHKNVVLITIESYSADFMKMYGNDKNITPFLDDLATKSLVFTNFYASGNRTVRGLEAVTLSLPPTAGESVVKRKDNKDKFTTGSIFKQKGYHVKYLYGGDAFFDNMEDFFGGNGYDIVDKKTLKPNEISFSNVWGVCDEDMADKAISVMNEEAKSGKPFFNHWMTVSNHRPFTYPNNKIDIPGDAKSRDGGVKYTDYALKKFFTMAQKQPWFANTVFVIVSDHCASSAGKTELPVDKYRIPAMIYSPGFIQPQRYTKLMSQIDIMPTLFGLLNFNYQSKFFGQDVLKPDYKPRALIATYQDLGMIKDNVLTIISPKQQVKQFQLTLLPKEGVENDFQIYYDQKPISKERTDLVNETISFYQTASDMLKKKQYDKIR
- a CDS encoding response regulator transcription factor; translated protein: MHILIVEDELGIVQFLQQGLEEEGYQISTAADGAQGYELSQNEPFDLILLDWMLPKMTGVAVCKAIREKNKTTPIIFLTAKDTVQETIEGLKAGANDYIKKPFSFEELVERIKIHFRNQQQDEILTLGTIQINLEKHLVLVNEEEVSLTQREFELLSYLVRNKGKVCTRNQIIEDVWDIHFEYDTGVIDVFMNAIRKKLNLKIEQDYIKTVRGVGYIAND
- a CDS encoding sensor histidine kinase, encoding MKQLSFKNRIASHYIITTALLIFVVFFVIYSIVKLSVYNHVNSDISKEVNSHLNEIEIKNNSFYLIHAKEWEEREHNTVEVNPVFIQFLNKKGEVFEKSPNLKNETLFFDKNIADNVLFDTKILNNKIRQIQVPIFQNDRIIGYLMIAMSLEGASMVLQNLSEILIIAYPLILLILFLIARFIAGRSIKPISAIIETSNIITKDNLKSRIPLPQKQDELYVLSQTINKLLDRIETAVERERQFTSDASHELRTPLTVIKGTLEVLVRKPRNQEEYQDKINYCVKEVNRLNNLVDQLLLLARFENQSVQIESISLDTIILDVISRFSAVIQAKNIQVITPFPNEMFVKSDRYLASTIIENIVSNAIRYSNENGQLIIRLTESGGRISCHISDTGIGIPKEDLEKIFHPFYRSKASNHPEIKGTGLGLSIVNRLCKLLNISIAVTSQEHIGTQVTLNFD